The Chryseolinea soli nucleotide sequence AGTGCGTTTTCAGGCTCCTTTCAACGGTCGGGCCGGTGGCATGTGGTTTGGAATTACCCCATCAACAAACCAACTCAAACAACCCATTTTATGAAACCCATTTCCCTCATCTTCTTCTTTATCATCATCGCGGCCACCCTGGTATTTGCAGCCATCTACATCTTCTCTCCTGAACTTGTGGAAAGCAATCCTTCGGTATTCGCTATCGGCCTGGTATCGATCATGGTGGTGGGCATGTTCGGCATGATGCACTTCATTCCTTCTACCGTGGTAGAGGAAAACAGACAATACTAACAAACAAACAAACAAACCAGCCGGCCCATCGTGGCACGCGGTGGCCGGTAAAAAATCTTGTTGTGTGCGCTTTAATCTAGAGCTGCCCGGGGGAAACCCCGGGCTTCTTCTTTTGTGTTGCATTTAATATGTTAACATATTATATTTATACATATTAAATACAAACACCCCTTATGACAACAGAAAAATATTGGGTCGTCGTGGCCTCGAAAGACCACGCCAACCGCGGTGTGCAAGGTGGTTTCATCCAGGCGAACCATGGGAAGGAAGGCCCGCTAAAACGCATCCGTCCAAACGATTGGATCATGGTCTACTCTCCCAAAGAGACCTTCGAGGGCAGCACCAAGCTCCAGGCTTTCACGGCTATCGGCCAGGCCGTAGACGACAAGGTCTACGCCGTGAGCATGACCAGCGATTTTCATCCCTTCCGGCGGAACGTGCACTTCTATCCCTGCCAGGAAGCCCCCATCGTACCGTTGGTGGACGACCTGAAATTTATTACCAACAAAAAGTCCTGGGGATTTCCTTTCCGATTTGGTTTCTTTGAGATCAAAGAAGAAGACTTTATCCGGATCCGATCAACCCTCCTTCCCAAATGAAAACAGCCGACAACACATTCAGTTTCGACAAGGCGGAAGACAGCCCCGGCTTTTTGCTGTGGCAAGTCACCCTCCTCTGGCAGCGCGAGCTAAAAAAAGCGCTCGAAAAACACGACCTCACCCACGCCCAATATGTGTTGATGGCCAGCATTCACTGGCTCGCCCTGCACCATGAACAGGTGACGCAGATCGTGTTGTCGGCACATACCAAGATCGATCCCATGACCACGTCCACCGTGTTGCGCACGCTCCAGGCCAAGGGCTTTCTCTTCCGCCAGGAACATGCCACCGACACCCGCGCCAAAACCGTGGGCCTCACCGAAAGCGGAAAGAAAGTCATCAAGCAAGCCGTGCGCACGGTTGAAAAATTCGACGCGACCTTCTTTGGTCCGTTGGGTGAAAAGACGCACGACTTCAACAAGAAATTACTTTTGTTATTAAAACAAAAAGAAAACGGCCCGGAGCTATAATGCCATGGCGCCGGTTGACGCAAGGCTAGCTATGCTTGCGGACTAATCCTGCCTTTTTTAATTTGAACAGCAAACCATTCACCCCACGCTTTGAGCGATCCGCACGAATTCATCCTTCAACACATTTCGCGGCACATCATGTTGTCGGAGCCGGACATTCAGCGCTTCAAGAGCGTGCTTCGCTACCGGAAATTGCGAAAGCGTCAATACCTTTTGCAGGCGGGTGACGTGAGCCTTTATGAGAATTTTGTTTTGAAGGGATGTCTCCGGGCCTACACCGTAGACCCTGATGGCACCGAGCATATTGTGATGTTTGCCGTGGAAGGATGGTGGGTTTCCGACCTGTACAGCTTTCTGGCCGGCACACCCGCTACACAAAACATCGACGCGTTGGAAGACACGGAAGTATTCTCCATCGAAAAAAACGACCTGGAGAAACTTTATCAACAGGTCCCCGAATTCAACCGGATGTTCCGGATCCTGTTGCAGAATGCCTTTGTAGCGCAACAACAAAGGATCATCGGCTCGATCAGTCAAACGGCAGAAGAACAATACACGTCTTTCATCACTAAATACCCGACACTGGAGCAACGCATTCCGCAGAACCAGGTCGCCTCCTATCTGGGTCTCACACCCGAAACCTTGAGCCGTATCCGAAAGCAACAGGCTAAAAAATAGTCCACCTTATTCGTTTTCATTTCTTACTCCAGAAATACTTGATCTAAATCAATCTTCTTTCTTGCGTCAGATCAATGCACAGCTCCCCGGCCTCGAGCAATTTTGTGTCAACAATTAAACACAAAACAAAAATTTTATGAACACGATCAAAGAAAAACTGGAAGACCTGAACCAACTCGTGATCTCCGGCAAGCTCATGGAAGCTTTCGAAAAGTATTATCACAACGATGTGCAGATGCAGGAAAATGCAAACGCACCCACATTCGGCAAGGAAGCCAACCGTCGTCGCGAACAGGAGTTCCTGGGAAACATCACCGAGTTCAGGGACGCCTCTGTTCACGGGGTTGCCGCTGACAACGACATTTCCTTTGTGGTCTGGCGATATGACTACACGCACAAAGAGTGGGGCGTGCGCAATTATATACAAGTGTCGGTGCAACACTGGAAAGATGGCCTTATCGCCAAGGAGCATTTCTTTTATGGAAATTGATCGCCTCCACAAAGGCGTCATGAACACGGCGATTCTCCCGGTGCGTTTTTAAACCGGGAAATGGATGGTGAACGTCGTGCCGACGCCAGGCGTACTTTTTATATCGATGGAGCCGTTGAGGGAATTGACCTGGGTCTTTACCATGTGAAGGCCCATGCCCTTGCCTTCCACTTCCAGGTGGAAGCGTTGGTAGAGCATAAAGATCTTGTCGCCAAACTGGTCCAGGTCAATACCCATACCGTTGTCTCTCACCCGGACGCCAGTGGTGGTGGGTGTTTTAAACGTGCTGATCTCGATGACGGGGTTGCGCCGGGGCGACCGGTATTTTATGGCGTTGGAGATCAGGTTATAGAGGATGCTGTAGAAATAGCTTCGGATCGTGTAGAAGACTTGAGTCTCTTTCGCGTCGATCGCAATGCGGGCGTGGCTTTCGTCGATCTGGGTTTGAAGTGCCTGGCAGATGCTGTCGGTGATCTCGTGGATGGGTACGTCTTCTTTGGCATGCACTTCGTGGCTTCGCATTTCCAGGATGGCGGAGAGGTCTTTGATCACTTCGTCGAGGCGGTTGGCAGAGTGACGCACCATGCTCAACATGCTGCGCGTATCGTCCGGCATTTCTTCCATGCCCATGAGGTTGATCAAACCCAGCATGGATGCCACGGGGCCGCGCAGGTTGTGGGAGGCAATGAAGGAAAATTGGAGCAGATCGTTGTTGCGCTCGATGAGTTGCGACAACAAAAGGCTGCGTTCCTCTTCCGACTTGCGCCGGCCGGTGACGTCGCGAAAATTAGTGACAATGCTTTGGATGCCTTCCACGTCGAGGAGGTTGATGGCCGTGCCCTCCATCCACTGCCAGTGCCCGTTCTTATGCCGCGACCGGAAGCTGGTGCTGATGAGCTTGTGCGGGTTGTGGCGAACATCGTCGAAGAAGCGCTGGTATTCGTTCTTGCTTTCCGGATTGATGATGGTTTCCAGGTTCATGACCAGGAAGTCTTCCGGCGAATAGCCCGTCACGCGCTCCACGCCGGGGTTCACATAGATCATGCGACCGGCAGGTTCCATCATGCCCACCACGTCCTCGCTGTTTTCGATCAGCGCGCGAAAACGTTCTTCGCTCTCGCGCAAGGTGATGGCCGCGCGTTTGATATCGGTGTAGTCGTGGGCGGTGATGCAATAGCCCGTCAGGCGGTTATCGGTGTAGATGGTTTCCATCGTCACACGATACCAGGTGATGGCCGGCGCCATGCCGTATTCCATTTCATATTCGATAAACTCGCCCCCGGCGGTGCGTTGCAGCGAAAGCAGGAAGACACCGCGATGTTCTTCGGGCAGGAGGTCGATGATGTTCGCGCCCACCTGGAAATATTCGGTGAAGGCGGTTTTATTCGCCTGGTTGAACATGACGATGTTGTATTGCTCGTCGAGCAACGTAAAAATATCGTTCGTGTGGTTGAAGATCGCCTGGAGGTTGGCTTCGGACCGGAGCACGGTTTGCTCCTGTCTTTTCTTTTCGGTGATGTCGATGGAAATGATGGTGACGTACTTCACCTGGCCGTCGATCACGACCGGGCTATAGCGCAACTCATGCACCAGGTCTTCGGTGGCCAGGTGGATGGGCGCCTCGACGGTGACATCCTCCCCTCCGCGCACGCGGAAGAAAAGTTCTTTGGCAATGTCGTGGCGTTCGGCCACGGTCATGTCCCACACATACATCCCCACCTCGGGTTTCTTGCCCGTGCTGTAGGCAATGAACTTTTCGAGCGCCTCATTGAACATCACGATGCGCCCCTCATAGTCGAGCAACAAGATCTCTTCCAGGGTGTTGCTGAAAATGATCTGCAGGTTTTCCTTGTATTGCCGGATGGCTTCCTCCTGTTGTCTTTTGAGCGTTGCATCCATGGCCACCCCTTCGCGGCGCTGGGGTTTTCCATACTCATCGCGCAACAGGCGGTTTCGCACCTCGAGCCAGCGGAGGTTGCCATCCTTGTCGCGGATGCGGTAGGAAACTTCGGAGGTGGGTTGGGTCTCTAATTCCTTTATCGACGCTTCACGAAGGTGGCGATCTTCCGGGACCACCCAATTCGTAAAACTCCGGCCATTGTTTTGCAGCAGTTCATCTCCCTTCACGCCCAGGATTTGCTCGATGGTGCGGCTCATAAAATGTTTTTGCTTATCGGTGAGGTCGATGGACCACACCATCACGTCCATGGCGTCGAGTGTGCGATTGAGTTGCTCATCTTTTTGTTGAAGGATGACCTCTGCTTGTTCGCGAATGGTTTCGGATGCCAGGCTCAGCTGTTCGTTCAGCAGGGTGAGCTCTTCATTTGCGGCGGTCACCTCCTCGAGGGTAGCGGAGATCTCTTCATTGGAGGCATTCAACTCCTCGTTCAAGGCAGCGATCTCGTCGTTCCTTTCTTTCAGATCCATGTTCAATTCCCAGAGTTCCATTTCTATCTCCTCGCGCTGCTCGTCGCGGACGTTGATCATCTTCACGCATAACCAGGTGATGAACGTTAAAAAGAACGTGATGCTCGACACCAGAATGGCCACGCCGAATTCGGTAGAAAAATGGTAATGCGCCTGTGCCTGAAGGCGGAGATATCCTATCGCCAGGGGCAGCAGGAAGATCGTGGGTAGCAGCGCCCGGGCCAGCGTGCCGCCAGGTCCTTTGCGGTGTACCTCTTTCATAAAGCCTTCGTCCGGGCGAAGCATGAGCCACGCCAGCGAGGTCAGCAAGAAGCATGCGGCCGTGTGAATGGCCATGGGGTTGAAGGGAAGGTCACCATAAAATTCGGGCACGCTAAAAACGTAGCCCAACACCGAGAACCAGGCCGCCAGGCCGATCCAACTCACGGCCGCCTGGGTCACGTAAGCATTCCGGATGGCGCGGAACGGCATCAGCAGGATGCCAAATCCCATAAAATTGAGACCCGATGCCACGGCCATGCGCACGGAACCTTTGTCTGGAAAATCGTTTTGAAGCTGGCCGGAAAACAAAAGTGTATCCACCGGGATGATGCTGTGCGACAGCTCGGACAACACGCGCCAGACGCCGACGAGAAAACAAAATGCAGCCAAGCCATAGGCCACATATCGCCGCGTTCTATGGGACGACTGCACAAGCCACAAGGCTGTATTGGCGCATAAAAAGCAGAGGGCCGTCATGGGGTTCATGGCAGCCAGTCCAGCCATCGGTCGCTTAAAAATTTCAACGTCAAATTGCCATCCCACCAACACCAACGTGGCTAATAGAAGGCACGTTCCTGAAAAATAGTGCGACCATCTCTTTACGTTTTGAGACAGTACCATAACTTAATCGGGTATATCAGCTATCTAGGTTCTACTATTATATCTCTAAACCGCAATCGACTAGGATAAGTTAAGGGTTTTCGGGGATTTAAAAAAACAACGCGTTCCAACCTGTACTGACCATCCTAGCCCTGCATGGCCGGCGTATATCGCCGTCGTTCTTCGTGATCAGGCGCCGTTCAAGAGATCCACCCGCGGGCACCGTTGTCTTCCTTTTTTCAATCACCGATCTTTTACACTACCTTTACCGCATCAGTCTGTTCTTTGCATTTTAAACAATCATCGCCGTTGCTGGTTTCCCGTACGCGGGAATTAATAAGGAATCGTGTGTAAATCACGAGCTGTCGCGCAACTGTAATCCCGCCTTCATGAACGTGAAGGTCAGCGCTTGTTCAAGCATGCCATTGTCCCGATCCGTCGGAACGAGAAGGCGAACAAGGGTCGGGAAAGCCAGGAGACTTGCCTGTAACGCATTGACTTTGCTTTCGCGCACTGAAGCATTTTGTCAGGCATTGAATCCTCCCCAGCCCCTCCGTGAAGGCGGCTGTGTCTGTATTTTATTCCTGTAGATCTTTCATTTCGCACAAGCATCCGTTTAGCTGCCGAAGGGCTTGCTGGTTTAACTATTTGTTCAACCTTAAAAAAGCAAACTCATGCTTACCAACAATCTTGGCTACCCGCGCATTGGTAGCCAGCGCGAATTGAAAAAGGCTTGCGAGCTCTACTGGGCCGGCAAGACTACGTTGAAAAACCTCTACCAGGTAGGCCGCAACCTGCGGCAGGAAAACTGGCAACTGCAGAAAGAAGCCGGCATCGACCTCATTCCCTCGAACGACTTTTCGTTCTACGACCAGGTGCTCGACATGTCGCTCACGGTGAGTGCCATTCCCGAACGCTATCATGAAGTGATCCTGAACAAAAACAACGCCGAGCTGGACCTCTACTTCGCCATGGCCCGCGGATTTCAAAAGGATGGCCTCGACATCACCGCGATGGAAATGACCAAGTGGTTCGACACCAACTATCACTACATCGTTCCGGAATTTCACAAGGACCAACCGTTCAAACTCTTCTCGACCAAAGTGATCGACGAATTTTACGAAGCGCGTCAACTGGGCATTCTCACGAAGCCCGTGCTGATCGGCCCCGTTTCGTACTTGCTCCTGGGCAAAGAAAAGGAAGCCGGCTTCGACCGGATCGACCTCATCCGAAACCTGCTGCCCGTATACATCGAGTTGTTAAAGCGACTCGACAAGCTGGACGTACAGTGGGTCCAATTCGACGAGCCCTTCTTGTCGCTGGACCTGACCGAAAAGGAGAAGAAAGCTTTCCTCTACGCTTATGGTGAGATCCGGAAAGAGTTCCCCGCCTTGAAGACCATCGTGACCACCTACTTCGAAGGGCTGCGCGACAATGTAGTGTTGGCCACCTCCCTTCCCGTCTGTGCCCTGCACCTGGACCTGGTGCGCGCCCCGGAACAACTGGAAGCCGTGTTGAATCATGTTCCCGACAAGATGACGCTTTCGCTCGGGGTTGTGGATGGCCGCAACATCTGGATCAACGACTTTGCCAAATCGCTCGCGCTGATCGAGAAAGCACTGGCGAGTCTGCCGCACAACCGCATCATGATCGCGCCCTCGAGTTCATTGCTGCATTCTCCCTGCGACCTGGTGTTGGAAACCAACGACAAGGTGCTGCTGCCGGAGATCAAAAGCTGGATGGCCTTTGCCCGGCAAAAACTGCATGAAGTGTCCATCCTAAAGCAACTGGCTACGCTCGGAAAAGGCTCCTCACAGGCATTCGTCGAAAACCAACGCAAGGTGGAGACCCGGAGAACGTCATCGCTCATTCACAATCCCGCGGTAAAAGCCCAGGTGGCTGCCATTGCGGACGCCGATGCGCAGCGTGCCCATCCTTTTGCCGTTCGCAAAAAGAAACAACAAGCCGCCTTGAAGTTGCCGCTCTACCCCACAACCACCATTGGCTCGTTTCCGCAAACCGCCGAAGTGCGAAACTGGCGCGCACAATGGAAGAAAGGCGAATTGACGCAGGCCGAATACGACGCTTTGCTGCGCACGGCCACGCAAAACGCCATCCATTGGCAAAATGAGATCGGCCTCGATGTGCTGGTGCACGGCGAGTTCGAGCGCAACGACATGGTGGAATATTTCGGTGAGCAACTGGCTGGCTATGTGTTTTCGAAGAACGGCTGGGTGCAAAGCTACGGCTCGCGTTGTGTGAAGCCTCCCATCATCTTTGGCGACGTGTCGCGGCCCCAACCCATGACGGTGGCGTGGGCTCAATATGCGCAATCGCTGAGCGATAAACCCGTGAAAGGCATGCTCACCGGTCCGGTCACCATTTTGCAATGGTCGTTTGTGCGCGATGACCAGCCCCGGTCCGAGACCGCGTTTCAAATTGCGCTGGCCATCCGCCAAGAAGTGGTGGACCTCGAGAAAGCCGGCATCCAGGTGATCCAGATCGACGAGCCCGCCATCCGCGAAGGCTTGCCACTGCGCAAAGTCGATTGGCAATCCTACCTGCAGTGGGCGGTGAAGGCGTTTCGCATCTCCGCGAGTGGTGTCCGTGATGAAACACAGATCCATACGCACATGTGCTACTCCGAATTCAACGACATCATCCAGAACATTGCCGATATGGATGCCGATGTGATCACCATCGAGTGCTCGCGATCGCAGATGGAGTTGCTGGACGCCTTTGCAGACTTCAACTATCCCAACGAGATCGGGCCCGGTGTCTACGACATTCACTCCCCGCGTGTGCCTTCGCGTGAGGAAATGGTGTCGCTCATGCGCAAGGCCAGCGCGGTGGTGCCCGCCGCTCAGCTTTGGGTGAATCCTGATTGTGGGTTGAAGACCCGCCATTGGGATGAAACCCGCAAAGCCCTGGTGGAAATGGTGGAAGCCGCTCGTGAGTTGAGAGCCGGCGTGAAAGAATTGAGTGTATAACTTAAAATAAAAAGCAGGCCGGACTGTACCGGCCTGCTTATTTTTAACGATGACGAAGCACGAAGAAAAACATTGCCCTCGCTGCCGCACGCCTTTCGAATGCAAGGTCGGCTCCATCACCCTATGTCAGTGCAGCGCCGTGAAACTGAACGACGACGAACGGCGCTTTCTGCAGGAGCGCTTTGCCGATTGCCTGTGCGCCGCCTGCATGAAAGAATTGAAATCGGAGTATCACCTTCAGCGTTTTAAACACCGGCTGAAGCGGTTGCTCCGGATGACCTGATGCCGCGACCGCGCTTACTTCACATTGATCGTGAACGTAACGTCCAGGTCGGTTTCCCCGGTGTTGGAATCGGAGGTGTCCGACTTCAGATCGGGTTGATGTTTTAGCAACACGCGAAAATCTCCGCTGGCCGTGGCGGCTCCCGCGGTCCACTGCGTGGTCAGACCGAGTGGACGATTGTTGGCGTCACGCGAATCGGTGCCGCCAGCATAGTTGAGCGGGTCGGTGCGATTGTCGATGTTGCCGTTTCCTTCCGGGTTGGAAAATACGTTGTTCGTCCACGAAAAAAAGAACTGGTGTTCGATGCCTTCGCGGCGCACTTCATCGGTGATGTTGTATTCCGCGTCCGTCGGCTGGGCCAGCTCATTGATGAGTTGAATGGTGAGCACGTAGCTTTTGTTCAGGCTTAGGTTGATAGGACCGTCCATGGTAATGTCTTTGGAACCTTCGCCGTCGGGATCGGTGGCCGTGGCCACTACCGCTGCCGTGCCATCCGTGGGCGTAAAGGTGAGCGTGGCTTTCGTGATCAGCTCTGGCGTATCTTCTTTTTGAGGATCGTCGCTGTGGCATCCGCTAACGATCACCAAGAGGGCAAGGGCATAAAAGGGAATAGAAAAGAAATGAAATTTCATGATGGTTTTTCAGGTTAATAAGAAGAAGAATAGAATGAGACGGCGCGCGATCGCAGACGGCCAAAAGGCTACACGCATTTCGTTGACGGATGAAAAAAAATAAGGAAATACCTTCTGTAAACCTTGGTATTTCATTTCTTCAGAAACGCGCCGCGATGCTTATCCGCGCACGGGCGGTGCGCGCGAAGATCCGGGAAGTGCGCACGGATGAAGATAACGTTGAACAACGCGGGTTTGGGGTGACGTCGCGTCAGGATGATGCTCCGAGGGCGAAGCAACACTCATCCATTGATCGGCATGAAAAGAAAATTGGCATAACGGGCATTTCTTCAAACTTGTCACGTGCGTCTTATGATCACACGCCTTATCGCGGTGGTAGAGGCTGCGGTGACAGGGATCTTTTTCAGCCTTAACGGTATGCACGACGGCCGGTGCATGGGCATGAAACATGCGATGCACAGCCTCCATGGGCAGCGAACCCAACGCATACAATACCAACAAGCAAAGCACAGCCCAGGTCTTTATTCCCGTGTGGTTAAGCTTATGGTTGGGGCGATGTTGCATTTTAAAAATCGGAACAATGAAATCAATGTTCCGGACAAAAATAGGGAGGCAGTCTCACAATTGCAACACTATTGCATTTAGTCTACATCAAAAACAGACCGTTCCTCATTCGATCTTGCGGCGCCATTGTTTCTTTTCGGATGCCTTTTTCTTTTTATTGATGCGGTTTTGGACGGCCCCCTTGCTGGGTTTGGTGGCTTTGCGCGCTTTCTTTTTTGCAAAGGCCTTGGTCATCCACTGTTCAAGTTTTGCCAACGCAGCTTCTTTGTTCTGAAGTTGTGAACGTTTGTCTTGCGCGGTAATGACCAATATACCCTCCGTGGTGATTTTGGAGGCGAGTTTGCGCAGGATGATCTCCTTTTCTTCGGGGGTGAGCACAAACGATTGGGCTACATCCAGCTTCAAGGTCACCTTGGTGTTCACCTTGTTCACGTTTTGTCCGCCGGGGCCGCTGCTGCGGGACATGGTAAACATAAGTTCGCTGCCCAGTAAGGCAGCGGTGATGGGGCGTTGCGTGGACATTTGAACGTTACTTTTTTTGCCGGAAGATAATCATTCCGCTGCGATTAAAATTTTACCAAAACTTTGTGACGCTTTTTCCTGTGACTATTCGGTGTGCCTGGAATTATACTTCTAAATCTCACCAAACACTTACGATTATGGCAATGATCAACACGTCCGAAGGGGCGCAAGGAAAAGTGCGCCGTGTCCGGGCCTCCACCCACATCGACATGACTCCCATGGTGGACCTTGCGTTTCTGCTCCTTACGTTTTTTATGCTCACCACTTCGTTCTTCAAACCCTATTCGCTGGATGTGACCCTGCCCGAAAAGGCAACCGACACCAACGCCGCACCTCCCATACAAGACGACAAAGCGCTGACGCTGGTTTTGGGTGAGTACAACAAAATTTACACGTATATGGGGCAGCCCAGTGCGGCCATGAAGGTGACGGATTACTCTGCACATGGCGTGCGCAAACTCTTGCTGGAAAAAAATGCATCGGTGAAAGGGCTCTTTGTGTTTATCAAGCCTTCCTCCAAGTCGCGCTATCAAAACGTCATCGACATCCTGGATGAAATCGACCTCGCCAATGTCCAGCACTTTGCGATCGTAAAGATCACGGCCGAGGACGCGAAGCTGATGAGTACAATACACTGATTAGTATTCCTCTGATCGAGATCTGCGCTAAAGCCCAATGCATTGGCGTCCACTTAACCTAGCCTAAGGGCTAGGTTATTCGTTTTCTCAAACCAATCCCTGCATTTTACTATTTAACCCGGCCTTTAGGCCGGGGCAGCCCTAAACCGTCGAAAGGGCTTTAGCTCTGACCTGGCAACAAGGGAACACTCGGCCTTCATAAAACCCGCATTCACAACTAAACCCAGCCTTTTAGAGCAGGTTAAAAGATCACCATCTCACAAGGCTTTAGCGCCGACTTTGTCGCGGCGTCGTCTATGGTCGCCGTCACCAGGCTTTAGTGCCCCCAAACCTCAAAATTTGGCCTTTTATGACAAGGGTGACCT carries:
- a CDS encoding EVE domain-containing protein; its protein translation is MTTEKYWVVVASKDHANRGVQGGFIQANHGKEGPLKRIRPNDWIMVYSPKETFEGSTKLQAFTAIGQAVDDKVYAVSMTSDFHPFRRNVHFYPCQEAPIVPLVDDLKFITNKKSWGFPFRFGFFEIKEEDFIRIRSTLLPK
- a CDS encoding MarR family winged helix-turn-helix transcriptional regulator, which gives rise to MKTADNTFSFDKAEDSPGFLLWQVTLLWQRELKKALEKHDLTHAQYVLMASIHWLALHHEQVTQIVLSAHTKIDPMTTSTVLRTLQAKGFLFRQEHATDTRAKTVGLTESGKKVIKQAVRTVEKFDATFFGPLGEKTHDFNKKLLLLLKQKENGPEL
- a CDS encoding Crp/Fnr family transcriptional regulator, producing the protein MSDPHEFILQHISRHIMLSEPDIQRFKSVLRYRKLRKRQYLLQAGDVSLYENFVLKGCLRAYTVDPDGTEHIVMFAVEGWWVSDLYSFLAGTPATQNIDALEDTEVFSIEKNDLEKLYQQVPEFNRMFRILLQNAFVAQQQRIIGSISQTAEEQYTSFITKYPTLEQRIPQNQVASYLGLTPETLSRIRKQQAKK
- a CDS encoding nuclear transport factor 2 family protein; translation: MNTIKEKLEDLNQLVISGKLMEAFEKYYHNDVQMQENANAPTFGKEANRRREQEFLGNITEFRDASVHGVAADNDISFVVWRYDYTHKEWGVRNYIQVSVQHWKDGLIAKEHFFYGN
- a CDS encoding PAS domain S-box protein, which translates into the protein MVLSQNVKRWSHYFSGTCLLLATLVLVGWQFDVEIFKRPMAGLAAMNPMTALCFLCANTALWLVQSSHRTRRYVAYGLAAFCFLVGVWRVLSELSHSIIPVDTLLFSGQLQNDFPDKGSVRMAVASGLNFMGFGILLMPFRAIRNAYVTQAAVSWIGLAAWFSVLGYVFSVPEFYGDLPFNPMAIHTAACFLLTSLAWLMLRPDEGFMKEVHRKGPGGTLARALLPTIFLLPLAIGYLRLQAQAHYHFSTEFGVAILVSSITFFLTFITWLCVKMINVRDEQREEIEMELWELNMDLKERNDEIAALNEELNASNEEISATLEEVTAANEELTLLNEQLSLASETIREQAEVILQQKDEQLNRTLDAMDVMVWSIDLTDKQKHFMSRTIEQILGVKGDELLQNNGRSFTNWVVPEDRHLREASIKELETQPTSEVSYRIRDKDGNLRWLEVRNRLLRDEYGKPQRREGVAMDATLKRQQEEAIRQYKENLQIIFSNTLEEILLLDYEGRIVMFNEALEKFIAYSTGKKPEVGMYVWDMTVAERHDIAKELFFRVRGGEDVTVEAPIHLATEDLVHELRYSPVVIDGQVKYVTIISIDITEKKRQEQTVLRSEANLQAIFNHTNDIFTLLDEQYNIVMFNQANKTAFTEYFQVGANIIDLLPEEHRGVFLLSLQRTAGGEFIEYEMEYGMAPAITWYRVTMETIYTDNRLTGYCITAHDYTDIKRAAITLRESEERFRALIENSEDVVGMMEPAGRMIYVNPGVERVTGYSPEDFLVMNLETIINPESKNEYQRFFDDVRHNPHKLISTSFRSRHKNGHWQWMEGTAINLLDVEGIQSIVTNFRDVTGRRKSEEERSLLLSQLIERNNDLLQFSFIASHNLRGPVASMLGLINLMGMEEMPDDTRSMLSMVRHSANRLDEVIKDLSAILEMRSHEVHAKEDVPIHEITDSICQALQTQIDESHARIAIDAKETQVFYTIRSYFYSILYNLISNAIKYRSPRRNPVIEISTFKTPTTTGVRVRDNGMGIDLDQFGDKIFMLYQRFHLEVEGKGMGLHMVKTQVNSLNGSIDIKSTPGVGTTFTIHFPV
- the metE gene encoding 5-methyltetrahydropteroyltriglutamate--homocysteine S-methyltransferase encodes the protein MLTNNLGYPRIGSQRELKKACELYWAGKTTLKNLYQVGRNLRQENWQLQKEAGIDLIPSNDFSFYDQVLDMSLTVSAIPERYHEVILNKNNAELDLYFAMARGFQKDGLDITAMEMTKWFDTNYHYIVPEFHKDQPFKLFSTKVIDEFYEARQLGILTKPVLIGPVSYLLLGKEKEAGFDRIDLIRNLLPVYIELLKRLDKLDVQWVQFDEPFLSLDLTEKEKKAFLYAYGEIRKEFPALKTIVTTYFEGLRDNVVLATSLPVCALHLDLVRAPEQLEAVLNHVPDKMTLSLGVVDGRNIWINDFAKSLALIEKALASLPHNRIMIAPSSSLLHSPCDLVLETNDKVLLPEIKSWMAFARQKLHEVSILKQLATLGKGSSQAFVENQRKVETRRTSSLIHNPAVKAQVAAIADADAQRAHPFAVRKKKQQAALKLPLYPTTTIGSFPQTAEVRNWRAQWKKGELTQAEYDALLRTATQNAIHWQNEIGLDVLVHGEFERNDMVEYFGEQLAGYVFSKNGWVQSYGSRCVKPPIIFGDVSRPQPMTVAWAQYAQSLSDKPVKGMLTGPVTILQWSFVRDDQPRSETAFQIALAIRQEVVDLEKAGIQVIQIDEPAIREGLPLRKVDWQSYLQWAVKAFRISASGVRDETQIHTHMCYSEFNDIIQNIADMDADVITIECSRSQMELLDAFADFNYPNEIGPGVYDIHSPRVPSREEMVSLMRKASAVVPAAQLWVNPDCGLKTRHWDETRKALVEMVEAARELRAGVKELSV
- a CDS encoding cysteine-rich CWC family protein; this translates as MTKHEEKHCPRCRTPFECKVGSITLCQCSAVKLNDDERRFLQERFADCLCAACMKELKSEYHLQRFKHRLKRLLRMT
- a CDS encoding GTP cyclohydrolase, with protein sequence MKFHFFSIPFYALALLVIVSGCHSDDPQKEDTPELITKATLTFTPTDGTAAVVATATDPDGEGSKDITMDGPINLSLNKSYVLTIQLINELAQPTDAEYNITDEVRREGIEHQFFFSWTNNVFSNPEGNGNIDNRTDPLNYAGGTDSRDANNRPLGLTTQWTAGAATASGDFRVLLKHQPDLKSDTSDSNTGETDLDVTFTINVK
- the arfB gene encoding alternative ribosome rescue aminoacyl-tRNA hydrolase ArfB, encoding MSTQRPITAALLGSELMFTMSRSSGPGGQNVNKVNTKVTLKLDVAQSFVLTPEEKEIILRKLASKITTEGILVITAQDKRSQLQNKEAALAKLEQWMTKAFAKKKARKATKPSKGAVQNRINKKKKASEKKQWRRKIE
- a CDS encoding ExbD/TolR family protein; its protein translation is MAMINTSEGAQGKVRRVRASTHIDMTPMVDLAFLLLTFFMLTTSFFKPYSLDVTLPEKATDTNAAPPIQDDKALTLVLGEYNKIYTYMGQPSAAMKVTDYSAHGVRKLLLEKNASVKGLFVFIKPSSKSRYQNVIDILDEIDLANVQHFAIVKITAEDAKLMSTIH